One Malus domestica chromosome 11, GDT2T_hap1 genomic region harbors:
- the LOC103410172 gene encoding uncharacterized protein produces the protein MSNLNKLDFIALEVFGRNYPKWVQDMKLHLTVKSLRATIKEPTDDLVDEAQKANAMIFIRRHIHDALQTEYLAKKDPHTLWIALADHFDHQKNIYLPEARYDWQHLCFQDFKSINEYNYEVCRIRSLLKFCEEDLTEEDLLDRPANF, from the coding sequence atgtcgaacttgaacaagcttgaTTTCATCGCTTTGGAAGTATTTGGAAGAAACTACCcaaagtgggttcaagacatgAAGCTCCATCTTACTGTAAAGAGTCTTCGAGCCACCATCAAGGAACCTACCGACGACCTAgtcgacgaagctcagaaagctAATGCTATGATCTTTattcgaagacacatccatgatgcactgcagaccGAGTATCTTGCTAAGAAGGACCCACACACCCTTTGGATTGCTTTGGCCGATCACTTCGATCACCAGAAAAACAtttacttgcctgaagcaagataCGACTGGCAACATTtatgcttccaagactttaagtctataAATGAATACAActatgaagtttgtagaatccgatcACTGCTTAAGTTCTGTGAAGAGGACTTAACCGAAGAGGACCTCCTGGATAGACCCGCcaatttctga